ACACATCGAGTGGGAGGAATGGAAGCATGAGAGCACGAACTGAGCAAGAATGGATCCGTTTATTAAAAGAAAGTGACGAATTGAAACCAGATCAAGAATATATTCATCAAACAAGAAAAAAACTCCTTTATGAAGCAAGAAAGCTTCGTTCAAAGCGAGAGAAGAAGAAAGTATGGAGAATGCTTTGGCCTAGTATGATGGCAGTGGCTATTGCTGCTATTTTAGTCATAACCACTCTAAATCAAGTCAGTCCTCCTGTACAGCGATCTGCTAGTCATAATAGCTTGGGAACTGCGAGTAAAACTTCAGCGACAAATAAGGAAACTAAAGTATTTATTTATCAAACCCATAGCCAAGAGTCGTTTGAAATAAAAGAAGTTGCAGGATATAATTCAAAAAAGAATGTTCGAACAGTAGGTAAGAAATTAGGCACCTATTTAAATAAGGAATCTATACCCGCAGCAGTCAACACGACGGATTATGTGAAGCAATTGTTAAAGAAGGAGATGGAATACAAGGAGATATATGAACTTTCTCGAAACTCTGTAAAGGAAGCCATCAAAACATACCCAAATGTACAATTGTTATTAGACGTTCACCGAGATGGTGAAATAAAGAATAGGCAGTCTACTACAACCAAAGTAGATGGCAAAAATGTTGCAACAGTCTTGTTTATTATCTATAAAAATCAGCCCTATACAAGTGAGAACACAAAACTGGCTATCGAGTTAGATAAAGCATTAAATGAACTTTATCCTGGCGTATCTAGAGGAGTTGTTCAAAAAGATAAAGGAATAGCTAGCGTTCCCTCCTATAATCAGGATCTACATGGGGGATCAATTATGGTGAACATTGGAGGAGTAGAAAATACATTAAAGGAAGAAACACGTACAGCAAAAATGCTAGCAAAGGCTATTAAAGTCGTACTAGAGAAAAAAGCCGATTAACTTTTAATTGAATAAAAAAAGCCTTCTCCTATCGGGACTGACCCCTGTTTTTGAGACAGGGATCAAAACACCTTTTAAACGACCAGTTGCCGATATTGTACAGGTGACTGGTT
This DNA window, taken from Priestia megaterium NBRC 15308 = ATCC 14581, encodes the following:
- the spoIIP gene encoding stage II sporulation protein P, which gives rise to MRARTEQEWIRLLKESDELKPDQEYIHQTRKKLLYEARKLRSKREKKKVWRMLWPSMMAVAIAAILVITTLNQVSPPVQRSASHNSLGTASKTSATNKETKVFIYQTHSQESFEIKEVAGYNSKKNVRTVGKKLGTYLNKESIPAAVNTTDYVKQLLKKEMEYKEIYELSRNSVKEAIKTYPNVQLLLDVHRDGEIKNRQSTTTKVDGKNVATVLFIIYKNQPYTSENTKLAIELDKALNELYPGVSRGVVQKDKGIASVPSYNQDLHGGSIMVNIGGVENTLKEETRTAKMLAKAIKVVLEKKAD